In Bacteroides cellulosilyticus, the genomic stretch GTCATCATGGCTTGCAGCATATTTTCAAACCCACGGATGGGTTTGTCTCCAAATGCAGCGGAAAGGGCTTCACGGTGCTGTTCGATGCTTAGTTCCATAAAACCCGTCCGCTGTTTCGGTTTCTGATGTGGGGCATTCTCAAACAAATGCCCTTCTGCGAGAACCGGGAGCCCGCCCTCATTGACAGTGAAAGCAAAAGGTTTAAACTCTTTCTCACGGATGTGTAACGCATGAACTTCGCTGACGTTGGGACAATCGTTGTTTTTGCTGATGACCAGTACAGTCTCCGCCTTGTTGCTCATTTCCGTACCGATATGCCCGCGCACATTGTTATCTCCTTTATTCAAATGTAGCACACAGTGGATATGCAGGTCATACTTTGATGACCATTCCATCATCTTGTTAATGACTTCCACGGACTCACCGGTACTGTTTATGTCAAGCATCAGGTCACGGATACCGTCGATGATAACAAGTCCGTATCCTTTTCTTTGACGTAAGGCGTAGTCGATGACCCCAATGCGTATTGCCGGAGAGTATTCGCGCAAGCAAATAAAGTCGAGGTTTTCACTGTCGGTTGTAGTGGGCAGTCCGGCAAGCCGCAAGATGCGTTCCAGTACATTGTGACAATGGAAGCGGCTCTGCTCCGTGTCCACGTACAGAATCTTGCGTTTACCTTCCGGGAGGTGCGCCCGGTAGTTCAGCACTTGTTTCCCTGCCAGCGATGCAGCGACAATGGCCGAAACGTTAAATGTTTTTTTTGATTTCGCCTTGCCGGTTGATGCGCTGAAGTTGCCGAGCGTAGCAATGGTCGAGTTGTCTATCCAGATAATCTGTGGCGGCGTTTCATAGGTATCCGTCGCCCGAATCTGCGAGGCGGAGAGGATATCCGATAAGAAATCCTCCTCCGGCCTCATATCCACATTATATTCAGTTCTTCTTTCGTTTTCCATGGCGTCTTTGATTAAAGAAAGGTTGTGTGGCAGCGGCCTCGTTTGCCATACGTGCTGCTTCATCTACGGTTGGTTCATAATTCTGCAAAAGCCATTCGTCCAGATCTTCTTTGGCGAAATATATCATTTTGCCACGTGGCTTGTAGTGCGGAATCTCCTTGCCTGATGTTAGCTTGTACAGCATACTCTCGGATATTCCGATATACATACAAGCCTCTTGGAAGGTAAACACCTGTTTGGTGGTATATATATTTTTTTCCAGCAATGCGATGCGTTCCAACAGACTTTCTATCGGATCTAATTTCTTTAGGATGGCTTCGACGCTTGTAAGCCGTTCACTCAGCCGTTCCATGAATGTCAATCTATTATTTTGCATAAATGAGTTATTATAAATTTAGACAATGAAGTATATCCTCCGTTATGTAGCGCGCTAACGGAGGTCAAAGATAGGGCAACCCAAAAGGTCAGCGTGAGTTTGTACCGTGATAGTAACCACGTATCACGGCAACTGTCACGCTTTTACCTTTCACATAC encodes the following:
- a CDS encoding AAA family ATPase, translated to MENERRTEYNVDMRPEEDFLSDILSASQIRATDTYETPPQIIWIDNSTIATLGNFSASTGKAKSKKTFNVSAIVAASLAGKQVLNYRAHLPEGKRKILYVDTEQSRFHCHNVLERILRLAGLPTTTDSENLDFICLREYSPAIRIGVIDYALRQRKGYGLVIIDGIRDLMLDINSTGESVEVINKMMEWSSKYDLHIHCVLHLNKGDNNVRGHIGTEMSNKAETVLVISKNNDCPNVSEVHALHIREKEFKPFAFTVNEGGLPVLAEGHLFENAPHQKPKQRTGFMELSIEQHREALSAAFGDKPIRGFENMLQAMMTAYEAIGFKRGRNVMVKLLQYLTDTLKLVIKRDKLFYYDMTQAETMLFDEE
- a CDS encoding helix-turn-helix domain-containing protein, producing the protein MQNNRLTFMERLSERLTSVEAILKKLDPIESLLERIALLEKNIYTTKQVFTFQEACMYIGISESMLYKLTSGKEIPHYKPRGKMIYFAKEDLDEWLLQNYEPTVDEAARMANEAAATQPFFNQRRHGKRKKN